One bacterium genomic window, GCTGTCAGCACGTCGGAAAAATCGAACGGCATTTTTGCCGGATCCTTGTCAAAGAGGTGGGCGATTCTGGGCATATAGCCCCGATGGCTCCAGCCGGTCAGGTCGCCGCCGTTATATTTAAAAAAGGAATTGAACCCGCAACTGCTGACCACCGCTTTGATCCGGCGATCAAATGCAGAAACAAAAAGGGAATTGTGGCCGCCGAGAGAATGGCCGATGCATCCGACGCGGAGCGGATCCACTTCACTGAGGGACTGCAGCAGATCAATCGCAGCGATATGGTTCCAAATCCCCTTCATGGTGGCACTCTGATAGCCGTGCGGATAAGGATCATATTCATAGTCGCCGAAATTTGGGTAATCCGGCACCAGCGTCACATATCCCCGGTTGGCCAGTTCAAGCGCATAATGCAGATTGGCCAGCCCACTGACTCCAGCCGGCTCCCCCTTGCCTGTTTTCGTGGTCTGATGAAGGCAGAGAATGGCCGGCACCGGGCCTGATAAATCTCGGGGCATGAGCAGATAGGCAGGAACCCGGTCATCCTTTTCAGAGACATAGGCGATTAATAGCCTTCTGACGTTACCGACCGATTCCTCTCTGAGCAGTTGAAAAGCAGGGGTGACTTTTTTTGTGGCATCCGGCAATGGTCCCATGACCTCCTCCATGGCCGCAAGAATACGCGAGCGTGTTGCTTCCCACTGCGCTGCCGGCCGGTTTGTTGGACGTCGTCCGCACGCGCCGCTAAGCGACAGCCCATCCAATGAAAACAGATTAGGCTGCGCGATGGATGTTTGCAGCGCGATGAAAAGGAGAGGGACTATGAGCCATGAACAAATCTTTTTCATTCAGGTCTTCGCTCAAATACGAGCTTGGGCTGCCGCGTATCCGCAAGCTCATTCTTCTGTCGGCGCGGCCGATGTTTTCTTGAATATAGCATGTTATGGAGTAGTGGTCAAGCGATTTTGGCCGACAGGGCCGCCCGGCAAGCGACCTGGTTGTTCTCGAACCTGAACGGGAAAGCGGCAACAGTGCTTGAAGTGCATTTCAGAAATAGTTTGTTTTTCATTGCCTGGTTGGCTATTTTCTTAACAATCCAGCAGCTGCCGCCGAACAGCACGCACATCGCCAGACA contains:
- a CDS encoding alpha/beta fold hydrolase translates to MKKICSWLIVPLLFIALQTSIAQPNLFSLDGLSLSGACGRRPTNRPAAQWEATRSRILAAMEEVMGPLPDATKKVTPAFQLLREESVGNVRRLLIAYVSEKDDRVPAYLLMPRDLSGPVPAILCLHQTTKTGKGEPAGVSGLANLHYALELANRGYVTLVPDYPNFGDYEYDPYPHGYQSATMKGIWNHIAAIDLLQSLSEVDPLRVGCIGHSLGGHNSLFVSAFDRRIKAVVSSCGFNSFFKYNGGDLTGWSHRGYMPRIAHLFDKDPAKMPFDFSDVLTAIAPRAVFINAPLRDDNFQVSGVYDCVNAVKPVYALFQASDKLVMVNPDTGHDFPPEIRDAAYQFLDEELKGTQVEP